From the genome of Candidatus Eisenbacteria bacterium:
CCGCCTGGGCGCCGACCCGACCGGCGCAGAGGCGACCCGTTTTCGGAAGTGGCTCGCGCATCGCGCCTATCGGAGCGCGCGCAAGCTCTACGCTCGCGGCGAGCTCGACGGGGCGCGCAACCAGCTCTGGTGGGCCCTGCGCCTCGACGCCAACGCCCGAAGCGTCGGCCTCTGGGCCCGCACGGCAATTCGCCGAGCGCTCGCTTGAATGGGGGCGTTCCCAGCCTGCCGCGCCAGCTTCGCTGGCCGCGGCATGTCGGTCGCGCGTGCCACCGACGCCACACTCTCGCCCCCGACCCAAGACGGAGTCTTGGGTCGGCGTCACTCCATGTAGCCGAGGGACCGCAGGTGCTCGGCGACGTGCGCCTCGTCCTCGGCCGACGCCCACGTGGCGGCCGATCGCGCCTCGGCCTCGACGTCGGTGTAGACGGGCGGCGTCGTCGCGACGAGCTGCGGATCGAGCACGCTCGTGCATACGGGACCGTCCATGCTGCGCGGGATCGGGACGTCGAGCAGATACAGCACCGTGGGTGCGATCGACTCGATCGGGTATTCGTCGTGCCGGCCGAGCGCGCGCACGCTCGCCCCGGCGAACAGGTAGATCCCGGCGGGATCGTGCGTCCCCGTGAAGCCCGCCTCGTCGAAGAATCCGAAGAGCTCGCGGCTGCGCAGGTCGCGGCGGAGACTGTAGTTGAGGACCCCGAAGCCGGGGTTGCAGACGGCCATGACGTCCGGCGCCTCGTCGACGAACGGACCGTGGTACTGGTCCTCGCGCCGCAGGACGCTGCGAAAAACCGGACGTCCCGCGCCGTCGCGCAGCGCGCCCAGGCCGTCGACGATGCGGGTGCGGACGGCTTCGTAGGCGGCGCCGGGCTCGACGCAGCCGAGCGGGTAGCGGCCGCGCAGGTGGACCCAGATCCCCGCGGTCGCGTTGTCGAGCGTCTCGGCCCATGCGGCGGTCGCCGGACGGCGCACCTGGATGTGGTCGAGCGTGTCCCAGCGCCCCCGCCAGGCCTCGGGGAGGCTGCGGATCACCTTTCGCCGCAGTGTCCAGAGACGGTGTTCGGCGAGCAGGCCATGGTCGGCGAGCCAGCGGTTGATGCGCACGCTCTGCGCCGGCTTCGGCACGAACCCATGGTCGGAAGCGAGGATCACGGTCGCATCGGGCCCGGAAGCGTCGATCACCCGTCCGAGCGCCGCATCGAGGCTCGAGTACACCTCCTCCACCGCGCGACGCACGCGCGCGTCGTCGCCGCTGCGCGGCCGATCGTCGAGCTCGTCCCAGAAGTTGTGCTGGACGCGATCGGGCGAATAGAAGACGACGCAGACGACGTCGGTGGGATGCCGAACCATCAGTCGCACGACCGCGTCGGCGCGCCGCTGCGTCATGGTACATAGCGCGGACAGGTACGTCGTCGAGCGCTCCGCGTACGTCGTCATGTTCGCGCGCAGCTGGCGCGGCGCCTTGAGGTCGATCTGATAGCCGTCGAGCTCGGTCGCGATCTCGGCCGGCTCGGTGAAGCGCTCACCGGGCGGCGTCAGCATGCAGCCGACCACGTAGCCGTTCACCGGACGCAGAGGATACGACGGCGGCACGTTGATCACGCCGACGCTCCGCCCGGCCTGGCCCAGATGATCCCACAGCGTCGCCGACCGCAGGTGGGCCGCGTTCGCGATCCCGCCGGGCTCGTAGGCATGCGGCGCCGTGCGCGTGAACGCGTAGATCCCGTGCCCGCCCGGGTTCTTGCCGGTCACGAACGACGACCACGACGGCATCGTGAGCGCCGGGATCGTCGAGCGCAGCGGTCCCCAGGTACCGCGGTCCATCAACGCCGCGAGGCGCGGCATGCGCCCGGCCCGAGCCCAGGGCTCGAGCACCGTCCAGGTGGCGCCGTCGAGACCGATGATGAGGACCTTGGGCACGCCCCTACTCCATGTAGCCGAGGCCCTTCAGGTGCTCGGCGATCTGCGCCTCGGCCTCGGCCGACCCCCACTCTCCGGTCGCCTCGACGCCGGCCGTCTCGACGTCCGTGTACTCGATCGGATGCGCGGCGCGATGGTCGGCGCGCAGGACCGACGCGCACACGGGTCCCTCCATGCTGCGGGGCACCGCGAGCCCGAGCAGGTGGAGCACGGTCGGCGCAATCGACTCGATGGGATACTCGCGATCCCGCCCGTGGGCGTCGATCGCCGGGCCCGCGAATAGATAGAGCCCCTCGGGGTCGTGCGTCCCCGTGTATCCCTCCTCTCGGAACGGCCCGAAGAGCGTCCGCTCGCGCAGATCGCGTCGCAGGCTCTCGTAGACGATGCCGAAGTCCGGCTCGCACTCCGCCACGAGGTCGGGCGCCGCGTCGACGTAGGGTCCCGAGTAGATCTCCTCGCGACGGAAGACGCCGCGGAAGACACGCGCGCCGCCCTCGTCGCGGAGTGCCTCGAGCCCCGTCTTGATCCGATCACGCACGGCCTCGTAGGGCGCACCGGGCGCCACGCAGCCGAGTGGATAGCGGCCGGCCGCGTGCACCCAGATGGCGGCGGTGTTGGTGAAGATCGTGTCGCTCCACGCCTGGGTGCGAGCACGATTCACGAGAATGTGGTCCAGCGTGTCGTAGCGTGCGCGCCAGGTCTTCGGCAGGGCCTTCCGGATCACCTTGCGCCGGAGCGTCCAGAGAGGACGTTGCGCCAGCAGGCCCGCATCGGCGAGCCATCGGTTGATGCGCACCGATCGCCGCGGGCTGTGCGTGAAGCCGTGGTCGGAGAGCAGGACGACGTTCGCTTGCGGCCCGGCCTCGGCGACGAGCGCCCCGATCGCGTCGTCGACCGCGGCGTAGGTGGCGGCGAGTGCAGCGTCGATCTCCTGGTCGGGCTCGGGACGAACCCCCTCTTCCGGTTGGAGCCGGTTCCAGAAGTAGTGCTGCAGGCGATCGGGGGCGTAGAAGACGACACAGAACGCGTCGACGGGATGCGCGCGCATGAGGTGCACGCACGCCGCCGTGCGCCGCTCGGTCTGTCGCCGGAGCGCGGCTGCGTACTCGAGGGCGCGCGTCCGGAAGACGGGGTTCTCGGGGCGGAGGTCGCGCGGCGTCTTCGTGTCGATCACGTAGTCGCCGAGCTCCCCGGTCAGCTCCGGCGGATGGGTGAACGCGACGCCGGGCGGCGTCAGCATGCAGCCCACCATGAATCCGTTCACCGGACGGAGCGGATACGACGGCGGGACGTTGACGACGCCCACGCGCCGTCCGGCCGCACCGATCACGTCCCACAGTGTCGGCCCGTGGAGATCGGCGGCGCTCGCGAGCCCTCGACCGTCGTAGCGATCGGGCGCCAGACGGCGGAACGCGTACACCCCGTGACCGCCCGGATTGCGTCCGGTCATGAACGACGACCACGCCGGCAGCGTCAGCGCGGGGATCGTCGAGCGAAGCGCTCCCCACGCTCCGCGCTCCATCAACGACGCCAGGTGGGGAAGACGCTTCGCCCGCGCCCACGGCTCGAGGAGCCGCCACCCTGCCCCGTCGAGCCCGACCATGAGGACGCTGGGCTTCGTCACGAGAGACGTCGTTTCTATCGTCCGCCCTGCGGCGCGGCAAGGCGGCGCCACGTCACCTTGACTCCTCGCACGGCGCCGACTAGCGAGCCGCATGCTCGGGCGGCGCCTCGCGGCGATACTGATCGCGTGCGCCGCGTGGAGCCCCGCGCTCGCGGCGCCGCCGTCGGTCGTGTTCATCCTGCTCGACACGACGCGCGCCGATCGGCTGGGCGCGTGGGGAAACCCGCGTCCGACGTCGCCCACCCTGGATCGGCTGGCGACCGACGGCGCGCTCTTCGAACGCCACTTTGCGAACTCGCACGCAACGCGCCCCTCGATGCCGCAGCTCATGAGCGGGCGCTACTACCACGTGAACATCCTGGGGTCCTTTCAGACCGACGCGCACCCGCGCGAGATGTCGTTCGCGCGCCCGGACCCGACCGCGACGCTCCTGCCCGCTGCGCTCCGGAGCGCCGGCTACGTGACGGAGGCGGTGAGCGCGCACACATGGGTGGTGGCGGACAGCCCCTTCGGGCGCACCTTCGATCACTTCGAGCTGCTCCCGTTCACCGCCGAGCAGGGCCACGGCGACGCCAAGCCGCTGGTCGACCGCGCCGTCGCGCTCTGGCGCGAGCGGGACCGGAGCCGTCCCCTCTTCCTGTACCTCCACTTCATGGACATGCACATTCCCCGGACGCTGCCGGAGGGAGGTCTGCGGTTCCCGGTTCCGGGCGACGAGGCGCGTCGCTTTCGACCCAACGGCGAGCCCGACTTCGGTCGTGATCGGCGGCGCTGGAACCGCAACGACGCGCGCGACTTCACAGGCCTCGACCGCGCCTACTACACGGCCGTCTACGACACACGCATCCAGTACGCCGACGAGCAGATCGCCCGGCTGGTGGCCGCGATCCGCGCCGACGATCCGGAGCTGCGCGACACGATCATCGTCGTCACCGCCGATCATGGCGAGGAGCTCGCCGAAGACGGCTACATCGAGCACAGCGACACGCTCGCCGACGGCGTGCAGCACGTGCCCTGGATCGTCGCGGGCGGTCGCGTCGCGCGCGGCCAACGCTGCGACACGATGAGCGAGCACGTCGACGTCGTGCCGTCGTTGCTGCGTCTCCTCGACGTGCCCCTGCCGGCGGGCGTCGTCGTCGACGGGCAGGCGCGGCTCGACCCGAGCGGCCGGCTCGCGCGACCGTGCGGCGAGGTCGCGGCGTACTACGCGTGGGAGGAGTACCAGGCCGTCCGGACGCATCACTTCCTGCTCGAGGAGCGAACGCCGGACACCTTCGGCGCGCGCTGCGAGGGCGCCGAACGGCTCTACCACATGGACGGCCCGCGCAGACGGCCCGTCGATGGACCGCACCGGGAGCGGCGCCTGGCGCGCCTTCGCGCGGAGATCCAGGCGCGTCTCGCCGCTCGCGACCGTGCGTATCGCACGAGTCGATACGACGTCCCGACCAGACCGTTCCTGCTGCGCACCGACTTCTGGCAGATGCACAGCCCACCCATCCCGCGTTGCGTGCGAGTCGACGAGGACACTGCGGCGGCAGCGTTCGATCCCGCGGGCTGGCTCTGGACCGGCCGCGGCGTCACCATCTTCGAGGGCGTCTCGACGTCCCCACTCCGGATCTCGCTCGGCGTGCCGGCCGGCGTATACCGCGTGGAGGCCGCCAGCACGCCGATCGGCCCGCGCCCATGGCTCTGGGGCTATGCGCGATGGCGGCGGAAGTCGTTCCTCTCCGAGGAGCCGTCGGAGTTCGTGCCCGTCGGCACGATC
Proteins encoded in this window:
- a CDS encoding sulfatase — protein: MLGRRLAAILIACAAWSPALAAPPSVVFILLDTTRADRLGAWGNPRPTSPTLDRLATDGALFERHFANSHATRPSMPQLMSGRYYHVNILGSFQTDAHPREMSFARPDPTATLLPAALRSAGYVTEAVSAHTWVVADSPFGRTFDHFELLPFTAEQGHGDAKPLVDRAVALWRERDRSRPLFLYLHFMDMHIPRTLPEGGLRFPVPGDEARRFRPNGEPDFGRDRRRWNRNDARDFTGLDRAYYTAVYDTRIQYADEQIARLVAAIRADDPELRDTIIVVTADHGEELAEDGYIEHSDTLADGVQHVPWIVAGGRVARGQRCDTMSEHVDVVPSLLRLLDVPLPAGVVVDGQARLDPSGRLARPCGEVAAYYAWEEYQAVRTHHFLLEERTPDTFGARCEGAERLYHMDGPRRRPVDGPHRERRLARLRAEIQARLAARDRAYRTSRYDVPTRPFLLRTDFWQMHSPPIPRCVRVDEDTAAAAFDPAGWLWTGRGVTIFEGVSTSPLRISLGVPAGVYRVEAASTPIGPRPWLWGYARWRRKSFLSEEPSEFVPVGTIDASAGVAEVTLAPEVASGHHVLGLRLSPPGTTAAPAAVDQGQRERLKALGYVQ
- a CDS encoding alkaline phosphatase family protein is translated as MTKPSVLMVGLDGAGWRLLEPWARAKRLPHLASLMERGAWGALRSTIPALTLPAWSSFMTGRNPGGHGVYAFRRLAPDRYDGRGLASAADLHGPTLWDVIGAAGRRVGVVNVPPSYPLRPVNGFMVGCMLTPPGVAFTHPPELTGELGDYVIDTKTPRDLRPENPVFRTRALEYAAALRRQTERRTAACVHLMRAHPVDAFCVVFYAPDRLQHYFWNRLQPEEGVRPEPDQEIDAALAATYAAVDDAIGALVAEAGPQANVVLLSDHGFTHSPRRSVRINRWLADAGLLAQRPLWTLRRKVIRKALPKTWRARYDTLDHILVNRARTQAWSDTIFTNTAAIWVHAAGRYPLGCVAPGAPYEAVRDRIKTGLEALRDEGGARVFRGVFRREEIYSGPYVDAAPDLVAECEPDFGIVYESLRRDLRERTLFGPFREEGYTGTHDPEGLYLFAGPAIDAHGRDREYPIESIAPTVLHLLGLAVPRSMEGPVCASVLRADHRAAHPIEYTDVETAGVEATGEWGSAEAEAQIAEHLKGLGYME
- a CDS encoding alkaline phosphatase family protein, with the protein product MPKVLIIGLDGATWTVLEPWARAGRMPRLAALMDRGTWGPLRSTIPALTMPSWSSFVTGKNPGGHGIYAFTRTAPHAYEPGGIANAAHLRSATLWDHLGQAGRSVGVINVPPSYPLRPVNGYVVGCMLTPPGERFTEPAEIATELDGYQIDLKAPRQLRANMTTYAERSTTYLSALCTMTQRRADAVVRLMVRHPTDVVCVVFYSPDRVQHNFWDELDDRPRSGDDARVRRAVEEVYSSLDAALGRVIDASGPDATVILASDHGFVPKPAQSVRINRWLADHGLLAEHRLWTLRRKVIRSLPEAWRGRWDTLDHIQVRRPATAAWAETLDNATAGIWVHLRGRYPLGCVEPGAAYEAVRTRIVDGLGALRDGAGRPVFRSVLRREDQYHGPFVDEAPDVMAVCNPGFGVLNYSLRRDLRSRELFGFFDEAGFTGTHDPAGIYLFAGASVRALGRHDEYPIESIAPTVLYLLDVPIPRSMDGPVCTSVLDPQLVATTPPVYTDVEAEARSAATWASAEDEAHVAEHLRSLGYME